The Maniola jurtina chromosome 1, ilManJurt1.1, whole genome shotgun sequence genome has a window encoding:
- the LOC123868273 gene encoding aromatic-L-amino-acid decarboxylase isoform X1 codes for MSDQDIYLKFDAMEAKEFKEFSSAMTNYIAEYLENIRDRQVVPSVKPGYLRPLVPEQAPEKPEPWTAVMDDIERVIMSGVTHWHSPRFHAYFPTANSYPAIVADMLSGAIACIGFTWIASPACTELEVVMLDWLGQMLGLPEEFLARSGGEAGGVIQGTASEATLVALLGAKARTMQRVKEQHPEWTEVNILSKLVGYCNKQAHSSVERAGLLGGVKLRSLKPDNKRRLRGETLKEAIEEDIRNGLIPFYVVATLGTTSSCAFDALDEIGDVCKEKDIWLHVDAAYAGSAFICPEYRYLMKGVEKADSFNFNPHKWMLVNFDCSAMWLKQPRWIVDAFNVDPLYLKHDQQGSAPDYRHWQIPLGRRFRSLKLWFVLRLYGVENLQKHIRKHIALAHLFEKLCLDDERFELFEEVSMGLVCFRLKGSNDINEALLRRINGRGKIHLVPSKVDDVYFLRLAICSRYSEESDIHESWKEVKASADEILAEN; via the exons ATGTCGGATCAAGACATATACTTAAAATTTG ATGCAATGGAAGCTAAGGAGTTCAAGGAATTTTCGTCGGCAATGACGAACTACATCGCCGAATATTTAGAAAACATACGCGacag GCAAGTGGTGCCATCAGTAAAACCAGGCTACCTGCGTCCATTAGTACCGGAGCAAGCTCCCGAGAAGCCGGAGCCGTGGACGGCGGTGATGGACGACATTGAGCGCGTGATCATGTCCGGGGTCACCCACTGGCACTCGCCGCGCTTCCACGCCTACTTCCCTACCGCCAACTCGTATCCGGCCATCGTCGCTGACATGCTCAGTGGGGCCATTGCGTGCATTGGATTCACTTGG ATTGCCAGCCCTGCTTGTACCGAGCTGGAAGTTGTGATGTTGGATTGGCTGGGCCAGATGCTAGGACTCCCGGAAGAGTTCCTTGCGCGCTCGGGCGGAGAGGCGGGCGGCGTGATCCAGGGCACGGCCAGTGAGGCTACCCTGGTCGCACTTCTCGGAGCGAAGGCGCGCACAATGCAAAGAGTTAAAGAACAACACCCTGAATGGACTGAAGTTAATATTCTGTCGAAACTCGTGGGATACTGTAATA AGCAAGCCCATTCGTCTGTAGAACGCGCTGGGCTTTTGGGTGGTGTGAAACTTCGCAGTCTGAAGCCGGACAACAAACGCCGTCTGCGAGGGGAAACCCTGAAAGAGGCTATAGAAGAAGACATTCGCAATGGACTTATACCTTTTTAT gtggTGGCGACCCTAGGAACTACTTCTTCATGCGCTTTCGACGCATTAGATGAAATCGGCGATGTTTGCAAAGAAAAGGACATTTGGTTACACGTAGACGCCGCGTATGCTGGATCAGCATTCATTTGCCCAGAATACCGCTACCTGATGAAGGGTGTCGAAAAGGCGGACTCGTTCAATTTTAACCCTCACAAATGGATGCTCGTTAACTTTGACTGTTCCGCTATGTGGCTCAAACAACCCAGGTGGATAGTGGACGCCTTCAACGTTGACCCGCTGTACTTGAAACACGACCAACAAGGCTCCGCTCCTGATTACCGTCACTGGCAAATTCCTCTCGGCCGACGTTTCCGCTCCCTCAAACTGTGGTTTGTTCTACGGTTATATGGCGTAGAGAATCTCCAGAAACATATTCGCAAACATATCGCCCTAGCTCACCTTTTCGAAAAACTCTGTCTCGATGATGAGAGATTTGAACTGTTTGAAGAAGTCTCTATGGGTCTTGTGTGCTTCAGACTGAAAGGAAGCAATGACATTAATGAAGCTCTGCTGAGACGCATAAATGGGCGCGGCAAGATTCATCTTGTGCCATCGAAGGTCGACGATGTTTATTTCCTGAGGCTAGCGATTTGTTCGCGTTACTCAGAAGAAAGCGACATTCACGAGTCGTGGAAGGAAGTAAAAGCTTCGGCCGACGAAATCCTTgcagaaaactaa
- the LOC123868273 gene encoding aromatic-L-amino-acid decarboxylase isoform X2: MEAKEFKEFSSAMTNYIAEYLENIRDRQVVPSVKPGYLRPLVPEQAPEKPEPWTAVMDDIERVIMSGVTHWHSPRFHAYFPTANSYPAIVADMLSGAIACIGFTWIASPACTELEVVMLDWLGQMLGLPEEFLARSGGEAGGVIQGTASEATLVALLGAKARTMQRVKEQHPEWTEVNILSKLVGYCNKQAHSSVERAGLLGGVKLRSLKPDNKRRLRGETLKEAIEEDIRNGLIPFYVVATLGTTSSCAFDALDEIGDVCKEKDIWLHVDAAYAGSAFICPEYRYLMKGVEKADSFNFNPHKWMLVNFDCSAMWLKQPRWIVDAFNVDPLYLKHDQQGSAPDYRHWQIPLGRRFRSLKLWFVLRLYGVENLQKHIRKHIALAHLFEKLCLDDERFELFEEVSMGLVCFRLKGSNDINEALLRRINGRGKIHLVPSKVDDVYFLRLAICSRYSEESDIHESWKEVKASADEILAEN; the protein is encoded by the exons ATGGAAGCTAAGGAGTTCAAGGAATTTTCGTCGGCAATGACGAACTACATCGCCGAATATTTAGAAAACATACGCGacag GCAAGTGGTGCCATCAGTAAAACCAGGCTACCTGCGTCCATTAGTACCGGAGCAAGCTCCCGAGAAGCCGGAGCCGTGGACGGCGGTGATGGACGACATTGAGCGCGTGATCATGTCCGGGGTCACCCACTGGCACTCGCCGCGCTTCCACGCCTACTTCCCTACCGCCAACTCGTATCCGGCCATCGTCGCTGACATGCTCAGTGGGGCCATTGCGTGCATTGGATTCACTTGG ATTGCCAGCCCTGCTTGTACCGAGCTGGAAGTTGTGATGTTGGATTGGCTGGGCCAGATGCTAGGACTCCCGGAAGAGTTCCTTGCGCGCTCGGGCGGAGAGGCGGGCGGCGTGATCCAGGGCACGGCCAGTGAGGCTACCCTGGTCGCACTTCTCGGAGCGAAGGCGCGCACAATGCAAAGAGTTAAAGAACAACACCCTGAATGGACTGAAGTTAATATTCTGTCGAAACTCGTGGGATACTGTAATA AGCAAGCCCATTCGTCTGTAGAACGCGCTGGGCTTTTGGGTGGTGTGAAACTTCGCAGTCTGAAGCCGGACAACAAACGCCGTCTGCGAGGGGAAACCCTGAAAGAGGCTATAGAAGAAGACATTCGCAATGGACTTATACCTTTTTAT gtggTGGCGACCCTAGGAACTACTTCTTCATGCGCTTTCGACGCATTAGATGAAATCGGCGATGTTTGCAAAGAAAAGGACATTTGGTTACACGTAGACGCCGCGTATGCTGGATCAGCATTCATTTGCCCAGAATACCGCTACCTGATGAAGGGTGTCGAAAAGGCGGACTCGTTCAATTTTAACCCTCACAAATGGATGCTCGTTAACTTTGACTGTTCCGCTATGTGGCTCAAACAACCCAGGTGGATAGTGGACGCCTTCAACGTTGACCCGCTGTACTTGAAACACGACCAACAAGGCTCCGCTCCTGATTACCGTCACTGGCAAATTCCTCTCGGCCGACGTTTCCGCTCCCTCAAACTGTGGTTTGTTCTACGGTTATATGGCGTAGAGAATCTCCAGAAACATATTCGCAAACATATCGCCCTAGCTCACCTTTTCGAAAAACTCTGTCTCGATGATGAGAGATTTGAACTGTTTGAAGAAGTCTCTATGGGTCTTGTGTGCTTCAGACTGAAAGGAAGCAATGACATTAATGAAGCTCTGCTGAGACGCATAAATGGGCGCGGCAAGATTCATCTTGTGCCATCGAAGGTCGACGATGTTTATTTCCTGAGGCTAGCGATTTGTTCGCGTTACTCAGAAGAAAGCGACATTCACGAGTCGTGGAAGGAAGTAAAAGCTTCGGCCGACGAAATCCTTgcagaaaactaa
- the LOC123869443 gene encoding spermine oxidase-like — MKMKLLRVMFLWPKRWSIAFTHSNIRKLEPFIELSITPKWCRYMSRSPVLRASAGLEHCILDSCSISPTCKEPRIIIVGAGMAGLSAAHHLTQCGIRNFVVLEAKERPGGRIHSCWLGDAVIEMGAEWIYGACLPNSVYTLASQDRLLQTPLPRLDSSRGLFCTSEGRAIDLPVTITAYHTFRQIEQQAANLFRLGCERLHGTLLNFIGLRIQQELHNFPEDQRYDAARVMFGLTNILRNKCGDDLSLVSADQYGSYIELPGGSVRVPLGYVGVIAPLLRGLPDNCVRYNKPVNVIRWGSGQTGSGRVLVKCCDGEELTADYVIVTISLGCLKCQADKLFAPPLPMCKLEAIGSLGYGLSDKVFLEYAEPYWVCHEGNLKFAWSAEELQCRCDWLRGVCSVDEMPGSKHVLCATISGQEAATMESMPENDVAEGLTCLLRRFTGNPCLPYPQMLLRSRWASDPHFCGSYSYMGCCSTVSHQCELGTPVPGPCDPQPPILLFAGEATVPGHFGTVHAARLSGVRESERIVQLTKKFDGPPR, encoded by the exons atgaaaatgaaattattacGTGTGATGTTTTTATGGCCTAAAAGATGGAGTATTGCGTTTACACATTCAAATATTAGGAAACTCGAGCCGTTTATTGAACTATCAATAACACCAAAATGGTGTCGATATATGAGTCGAAGCCCTGTTTTGAGGGCATCTGCAGGGCTGGAGCATTGTATTTTGGATTCGTGCAGTATCAGCCCTACCTGCAAAGAGCCACGGATCATAATAGTCGGCGCCGGCATGGCAGGTCTATCAGCTGCCCACCATCTTACACAGTGTGGCATTagaaattttgttgtattagaGGCTAAGGAAcg ACCTGGTGGAAGAATTCATTCTTGTTGGCTTGGAGATGCAGTGATTGAAATGGGAGCAGAGTGGATTTATGGCGCTTGTTTGCCAAATTCCGTATACACCTTGGCTTCCCAAGATAGACTACTGCAAACTCCGTTACCTCGCTTAGATTCGTCACGAGGTCTATTCTGCACAAGCGAAGGTCGAGCTATTGACCTTCCAGTAACAATAACAGCTTATCATACATTCAGACAAATAGAACAGCAGGCTGCTAATTTATTTCGATTAGGTTGTGAGAGACTACACGGTACGTTACTGAATTTCATAGGTTTACGTATTCAGCAAGAACTGCACAACTTTCCCGAAGATCAAAGATACGATGCCGCTAGAGTAATGTTTGGATTAACTAATATATTGAGAAATAAATGTGGAGATGACTTGTCGCTCGTGAGCGCAGATCAATACGGTAGTTATATTGAACTTCCAGGTGGAAGTGTTCGCGTGCCGCTAGGTTATGTAGGCGTGATAGCGCCATTGCTAAGGGGCCTACCTGATAACTGTGTTCGCTATAACAAACCTGTGAATGTAATTCGTTGGGGTTCCGGACAAACTGGTAGTGGCAGAGTTTTAGTCAAATGTTGTGATGGAGAAGAATTAACGGCGGATTATGTTATCGTGACGATTTCACTTGGATGTTTGAAATGTCAAGCCGATAAACTTTTCGCTCCACCTCTCCCTATGTGCAAACTAGAGGCTATTGGCAGTCTGGGTTACGGTTTAAGCGACAAAGTATTTTTGGAATATGCAGAGCCTTACTGGGTGTGTCACGAAGGCAATTTAAAATTTGCTTGGTCGGCTGAGGAACTACAGTGCCGATGCGACTGGTTGCGGGGAGTATGCTCAGTCGATGAAATGCCAGGAAGCAAGCACGTGTTGTGTGCAACGATATCAGGCCAAGAAGCTGCAACGATGGAATCCATGCCAGAAAATGATGTCGCCGAGGGACTTACTTGTTTGTTGCGCAGATTTACGGGTAATCCTTGTCTTCCTTACCCGCAAATGTTGCTACGCTCCCGATGGGCATCAGATCCTCACTTCTGTGGATCTTACTCTTATATGGGATGCTGCTCGACCGTAAGCCACCAGTGTGAACTTGGGACCCCTGTGCCGGGGCCTTGTGACCCTCAGCCTCCGATACTCTTGTTTGCTGGAGAGGCCACTGTCCCAGGACATTTTGGCACCGTTCATGCTGCAAGACTAAGTGGTGTTCGCGAATCCGAACGCATAGTACAACTGACAAAAAAGTTCGACGGCCCTCCACGTTAA
- the LOC123865226 gene encoding kelch-like protein 28 has translation MGHKINELRQNSLYDRINKLLVSSDWSDCSFSVCGQKIKAHKLILGVSSPVFEAMFYGPLCTNDDILITDIEPTIFQLLLNYVYTDKLDINSIEEAYNMMYASRKYMLENLTEVCTAYIQSNMDIDNVITVLNYPDYIQDNQLVSSALKVFCQHADYLLKENKRNITLTCMKKILNCNEMNISEKNLIKEVFEWTTHYCDQNSIKSDFQNRRDVLIKCGLLKKLRLFTLSVADIEEIKTCQHNLLMNDEVEDLKQVVKSSGNVTNRVISTFDTKIMPRHALKLHWYLCHRAPIRSESPIVIDPVYNSIVHTRVKANKSTFINSLNVQSRMAPVFNACNTNSYFEQFTISVTCESSKKIITTFNFKNDIAYDSNIDVNFSKPLLFRKNLWYDISIAWPQLNNSCYCLYAVESRDSYYTNGKIQFEFEDLTKNGGSFLRALKYCM, from the coding sequence aTGGGTCACAAGATCAATGAACTTAGACAAAATAGTTTATATGATCGGATTAATAAATTACTAGTTTCCAGCGACTGGAGCGATTGTAGTTTTTCAGTGTGCGGACAAAAGATTAAAGCTCATAAATTGATACTGGGTGTCAGCAGCCCTGTCTTCGAAGCAATGTTCTATGGGCCACTATGTACAAATgatgatattttaataacaGACATAGAACCAACTATATTCCAGCTGTTACTTAATTATGTTTACACTGATAAATTGGACATAAATTCTATTGAAGAAGCTTACAATATGATGTATGCTTCAAGGAAATATATGCTAGAGAATTTAACTGAAGTCTGCACTGCGTATATTCAATCTAACATGGACATTGATAATGTTATAACTGTATTAAACTATCCTGATTATATACAAGATAATCAATTGGTCTCATCTGCATTAAAAGTTTTTTGTCAACATGCTGATTATCTACTcaaagaaaacaaaagaaatattaCACTTACTTGCATGAAAAAAATTCTTAATTGTAATGAAATGAATATCTCTGaaaaaaatctaatcaaagAAGTTTTTGAATGGACCACACACTATTGTGACCAAAATAGTATCAAAAGTGATTTCCAGAATAGGAGAGATGTGTTGATCAAATGTGGCTTGTTAAAAAAACTACGCTTGTTCACTTTGTCCGTGGCAGATATTGAAGAAATTAAAACTTGTCAACACAATCTGCTAATGAATGATGAGGTTGAGGATTTAAAACAAGTGGTTAAAAGTTCTGGAAATGTTACCAATAGAGTAATTAGTACCTTTGACACAAAGATAATGCCACGCCATGCATTGAAACTGCATTGGTATCTCTGTCATCGTGCGCCAATTAGATCTGAGTCACCCATAGTCATAGATCCAGTCTACAATTCCATTGTGCATACCAGAGTGAAGGCTAACAAATCAACATTCATCAACTCATTAAATGTGCAGTCAAGAATGGCACCAGTCTTTAATGCTTGCAACACTAATTCTTACTTTGAACAATTTACTATTTCAGTTACATGTGAATCCagtaagaaaataattactactttcaattttaaaaatgacaTAGCTTATGATTCCAATATTGATGTTAATTTTTCGAAACCGTTGCTATTTAGAAAGAATTTATGGTATGATATAAGCATCGCATGGCCTCAGTTAAATAATAGCTGTTATTGTTTATATGCTGTGGAAAGCAGAGATAGCTATTATACTAATGGTAAAATTCAATTTGAATTCGAAGACTTGACAAAAAATGGTGGCAGCTTTCTAAGAGCATTAAaatattgcatgtaa